Proteins encoded by one window of Salvia splendens isolate huo1 chromosome 5, SspV2, whole genome shotgun sequence:
- the LOC121804963 gene encoding proton pump-interactor 1-like, protein MGMEVVDSKLALDALSETDVSAEVGKVDIKFGSHGAEEPAKGVELNKVAESNFPKDVVDEWPEPTQIHSFYIVRYRAFEDQNLKAKLDMADKDLQKKNQARSQIFEKLKAKRAERAEVRTQIHSLSVENKQFRSVLDEKRKEMEPLQQALGKLRGSSGSRDNRGAGVCSSEAELNDVIKSLQYRIQHESIPLSEEKQILREIKLLEGTREKVIAYASERARIQDSLGQKEDIQDQVKSIGVDLDGVRKEKQVVFAKIKQLDEEKLDLEKDINALEEELTAVTEKRDKIFQSITEMRKKRDEGNSPFYNNRNLLAKAKVLASKKDINAVKELSNTEAENFMALWNGNKAFRTDYESRILQSLDSRQLSKDGRLRNFDEKPLVVAERPVPSEAEVVPTKAKETSRVEATPLEKKVVGKAKSGKNHKEETKAESALAKTDKEYEQEAPPVEKPQKDPRQVVVDEKKLKELKREEEITKRNQAEERKKKLAEKAATKAAIKAQKEAEKKLKEREKRARKKSGGGGAAAAAESEEAGEAVAEDAEAEKAEEKVEVEVAVAKKSKERKEHSVRQRGRARGGDSLPKAILKRKKATNYWMWGAAAAALVAILVAVVGYSYLN, encoded by the exons ATGGGTATGGAGGTTGTAGACTCGAAATTAGCCTTGGATGCTCTGAGTGAAACCGATGTCTCGGCTGAAGTTGGAAAAGTTGACATAAAGTTTGGCTCTCATGgtgccgaggagccggcaaaaGGTGTGGAACTGAATAAAGTTGCCGAGTCCAATTTCCCTAAGGATGTGGTCGATGAGTGGCCTGAGCCCACGCAGATTCACTCCTTTTACATTGTTAGATACCGAGCATTTGAAGACCAAAATCTGAAGGCCAAGCTTGATATGGCTGATAAAGATCTGCAGAAAAAGAACCAGGCGCGGTCACAGATTTTTGAGAAACTGAAGGCCAAAAGG GCCGAAAGGGCGGAGGTCAGAACTCAAATACATTCTTTAAGTGTTGAGAACAAACAGTTTAGGTCTGTATTGgatgaaaagagaaaagaaatggAACCTCTTCAGCAGGCTCTAGGCAAGTTGAGAGGTTCGTCTGGTTCTAGAGATAATAGGGGCGCGGGTGTATGTTCATCCGAGGCCGAACTCAATGATGTT ATCAAAAGCTTGCAATACCGTATTCAACACGAAAGTATTCCTCTCAGTGAAGAGAAACAGATTCTCAGAGAAATTAAACTACTTGAGGGAACAAGGGAGAAGGTTATTGCTTATGCTTCTGAGAGGGCAAGGATTCAGGATTCGTTGGGGCAAAAGGAAGATATCCAAGACCAGGTCAAA TCGATAGGAGTGGATCTCGATGGAGTTAGGAAGGAGAAACAGGTGGTGTTTGCCAAGATCAAACAGCTAGATGAAGAAAAGTTGGATCTTGAGAAAGACATAAATGCCTTAGAAGAAGAACTTACTGCAGTTACCGAGAAGAGGGATAAGATTTTTCAGAGCATTACTGAAATGAGGAAAAAACGAGACGAAGGG AATTCCCCCTTCTACAATAACCGTAACCTCTTGGCAAAGGCTAAAGTACTTGCATCAAAAAAGGATATCAATGCTGTGAAGGAGCTTTCAAATACAGAG GCTGAGAATTTCATGGCCCTCTGGAATGGTAATAAGGCTTTCCGGACCGACTACGAAAGTAGAATTTTGCAATCACTCGATTCAAGGCAGTTGAGCAAGGACGGCCGCTTGAGGAACTTTGATGAGAAACCACTAGTGGTAGCTGAGAGACCAGTTCCGTCAGAGGCCGAGGTTGTCCCGACAAAAGCCAAGGAAACCTCCAGGGTGGAAGCTACTCCCCTCGAGAAGAAAGTAGTCGGGAAAGCCAAGAGCGGTAAAAACCATAAAGAAGAAACCAAGGCCGAATCCGCCTTGGCGAAAACCGACAAGGAATACGAACAAGAGGCCCCTCCTGTGGAAAAGCCACAGAAGGATCCTCGTCAAGTAGTCGTTGACGAGAAGAAGCTGAAGGAGCtcaagagagaggaagagatcACGAAGCGTAATCAGgcggaggagaggaagaagaagctgGCAGAGAAGGCGGCCACCAAAGCAGCGATAAAAGCTCAGAAGGAAGCCGAGAAGAAGCTCAAA GAGCGCGAGAAGAGGGCAAGGAAGAAGAGCGGTGGCGGTGGGGCTGCTGCTGCAGCCGAGTCTGAGGAAGCCGGGGAGGCTGTTGCGGAGGATGCTGAGGCGGAGAAGGCGGAGGAGAAGGTTGAAGTGGAAGTGGCAGTGGCGAAGAAGAGCAAGGAGCGGAAGGAACACTCGGTGAGGCAGAGGGGGCGCGCCAGGGGCGGGGATTCTCTGCCCAAGGCGATACTGAAACGCAAGAAGGCAACGAACTACTGGATGTGGGGCGCGGCCGCAGCTGCGCTGGTGGCGATTTTGGTTGCGGTGGTTGGCTATAGCTATCTGAATTGA